A window of the Anoplopoma fimbria isolate UVic2021 breed Golden Eagle Sablefish chromosome 17, Afim_UVic_2022, whole genome shotgun sequence genome harbors these coding sequences:
- the parp3 gene encoding protein mono-ADP-ribosyltransferase PARP3, with translation MAPKRRAASAAKAGGKKVKQEPETPKQKDAFTSAKEALLAAGPQVKGNRKVDEYCSLSSSSEVHEDYDCMLNQTNIGHNNNKFYVIQVVKEKNSYYTWNRWGRVGEEGQSKLNKFNDTEKAVKDFEKKFKDKTKNNWSDHSNFVSYPGKYTLIEVDGDQDAEVKVDSVDGKNVKGITNVQACTLDVSTKKLIELIFSNDMFKEAMECMNLDIKKMPLGKLSKIQIAKGFEVLEEIEAAMNQKRGKKRLEELSSKFFTTIPHNFGRTRPPTIDDKEVVEKKKEMLMVLADIELAQNLKSETEKAKEEMIETVPHPLDQDYNSLKCSLTVMDKNSETFKIIEKYLKVTSNDHHKPKIVNVWEVDRQTEGERFSDNDDLENRRLLWHGTNIAVVAAILKSGLRIMPHSGGRVGSGIYFASENRKSAGYVRTSKNTGVMFLSEVALGKEHTITKDNSSLKKAPAGYDSVVARGSVEPDPSKDISITLEGKEIAVPQGKPIEQPQFSGSYFSNSEYLIYKESQCRLRYLLELNM, from the exons ATGGCACCAAAGAGACGAGCTGCTTCTGCTGCCAAGGCAGGTGGCAAGAAGGTAAAACAGGAGCCTGAGACACCGAAACAGAAGGATGCCTTTACCTCTGCAAAAGAGGCCCTTCTGGCTGCAGGGCCACAGGTAAAAGGCAATAGAAAGGTGGATGAGTACTGCTCACTGTCAAGCTCCAGCGAG GTACATGAGGATTATGACTGCATGCTCAATCAGACCAACATTGGACATAACAATAATAAGTTTTATGTCATTCAAGTtgttaaagaaaagaacagTTACTATACATGGAACAGATGGGGTAGAGTG GGGGAAGAGGGACAATCTAAACTGAACAAGTTTAATGACACTGAGAAGGCTGTCAAGGACTTTGAGAAAAAGTTCAAGGACAAGACCAAGAACAACTGGAGCGATCACTCAAATTTTGTGTCTTACCCTGGGAAGTACACCCTCATCGAGGTGGATGGAGATCAGGATGCTGAGGTCAAG GTGGACTCTGTTGATGGAAAGAATGTCAAAGGCATTACAAATGTCCAAGCTTGCACCCTCGATGTCTCTACCAAGAAGCTCATCGAACTCATTTTCAGCAATGACATGTTCAAGGAGGCGATGGAATGTATGAATCTAG ATATCAAGAAGATGCCTCTGGGTAAGCTCAGTAAGATTCAGATTGCAAAGGGCTTTGAAGTGTTGGAGGAGATCGAGGCAGCAATGAAccaaaaaaggggaaagaaacGTCTGGAAGAACTTTCCTCGAAGTTCTTCACCACAATCCCACACAACTTTGGCCGGACCAGACCGCCAACAATCGACGACAAAGAGGTtgtggagaagaagaaagagatgcTTATg GTGCTGGCTGACATCGAGCTTGCCCAGAATCTGAAGTCAGAGACTGAAAAGGCTAAGGAAGAGATGATAGAGACAGTTCCTCACCCTCTAGACCAGGACTACAATTCTCTCAAATGCAGCCTCACAGTAATGGACAAGAATTCAGAAACATTTAAG ATCATAGAAAAATACCTGAAAGTGACTTCAAATGACCACCATAAACCAAAAATTGTCAATGTTTGGGAAGTTGATCGACAGACAGAG GGAGAACGGTTTAGCGATAATGATGATCTGGAGAACCGCCGTCTGCTGTGGCATGGCACAAACATAGCGGTGGTGGCAGCTATCCTGAAGAGCGGTCTGAGGATAATGCCGCATTCAGGAGGCCGCGTTGGTAGCGGTATATATTTTGCATCTGAAAACCGCAAGTCTGCAGGTTACG TGCGCACCTCTAAAAATACGGGAGTGATGTTTTTGAGCGAGGTAGCCCTTGGCAAAGAACATACCATCACTAAAGACAACAGCTCCTTGAAAAAGGCTCCTGCAGGCTATGATAGTGTGGTGGCACGAGGATCAGTGGAGCCAG ATCCATCCAAGGACATCTCCATCACCCTTGAGGGCAAGGAGATTGCTGTGCCTCAGGGTAAGCCCATAGAGCAGCCCCAGTTCTCAGGCAGCTACTTCAGCAACAGTGAATATCTCATCTATAAAGAGAGCCAGTGTCGCCTTCGCTACCTGCTGGAGCTTAACATGTAG
- the gpr61l gene encoding probable G-protein coupled receptor, whose translation MADKIGPMIASVPHHSPTNLTTSPWEPNPTVPADVGVVTSSQSQIKDLFGLFCMVTLNLIALLANTGVMVAIARAPHLKRFAFVCHLCAVDLLCAILLMPLGIISSSAFFGTVVFTVLECQVYIFLNVFLICLSILTITAISVERYFYIVHPMRYEVKMTINLAIGVMLLIWVKSVLLALVTLFGWPPYGPQSSIAAAHCSLHASHSRLRSVFAVLFSVVCFLVPAVVIFSVYCSVYKVARSAALQQVPAVQTWANASPAKDRSDSINSQTTMITTTRTLPQRLSPERAFSGGKAALTLVLIVGQFFVCWLPYFIFHMQMSLTGSMHSPGDLEEAVTWLAYSSFAVNPFFYGLLNRQIREELVKFRRCCLTQPAEFGTSSHEGSLQENFLQFIHRTSSTAETTSTTAISRPRKNTMDPGIKLPGQIPEEHA comes from the coding sequence ATGGCGGATAAGATTGGTCCCATGATAGCCTCTGTGCCACATCACTCACCAACTAATCTCACCACGTCCCCATGGGAGCCCAATCCTACAGTTCCTGCCGATGTGGGCGTCGTCACAAGCTCCCAGTCTCAGATCAAAGACCTTTTTGGGTTGTTCTGCATGGTGACCCTTAACCTCATTGCCTTGTTGGCCAACACTGGTGTGATGGTGGCCATTGCCCGGGCTCCTCACCTGAAGAGGTTTGCTTTCGTGTGTCACCTTTGTGCAGTGGACTTGCTGTGTGCCATCCTCCTCATGCCTTTGGGTATCATATCCAGCTCAGCGTTTTTTGGCACTGTGGTGTTTACTGTTCTGGAGTGTCAGGTGTACATTTTTCTCAACGTTTTCCTCATCTGTCTCTCCATTCTCACCATCACAGCCATCAGTGTGGAGCGTTACTTCTACATCGTACACCCCATGCGCTATGAAGTCAAGATGACCATCAACCTCGCTATTGGTGTCATGCTCTTAATCTGGGTTAAGTCAGTCCTCTTAGCTTTGGTCACGCTGTTTGGATGGCCACCTTACGGACCTCAGAGCTCTATTGCTGCAGCTCACTGCTCTCTCCATGCGAGCCACAGTCGTCTAAGAAGTGTATTTGCTGTGCTCTTCAGCGTGGTTTGTTTCCTGGTTCCTGCAGTGGTGATCTTTTCTGTTTACTGTTCCGTGTACAAGGTAGCTCGTTCTGCAGCCCTGCAGCAAGTCCCTGCTGTGCAAACGTGGGCAAATGCAAGCCCTGCTAAGGACCGCTCAGATTCCATCAACAGCCAGACCACCATGATCACCACCACCCGTACTCTGCCCCAAAGACTATCTCCAGAAAGGGCCTTCAGTGGAGGAAAGGCTGCCCTTACTTTGGTATTAATTGTGGGTCAGTTCTTTGTTTGTTGGTTGCCCTACTTCATCTTCCACATGCAGATGTCCCTGACTGGCTCCATGCACAGCCCTGGGGACTTAGAGGAGGCAGTCACCTGGCTGGCCTACTCCTCCTTTGCAGTTAACCCGTTCTTCTACGGCCTATTGAACAGGCAGATCAGAGAAGAACTGGTAAAGTTTCGGCGCTGCTGCTTGACCCAACCGGCAGAGTTTGGGACATCCAGCCATGAGGGCTCCCTTCAGGAGAACTTCCTCCAGTTCATTCACAGAACCAGCAGCACAGCTGAAACCACATCCACCACTGCCATATCCCGTCCAAGAAAAAACACTATGGATCCGGGAATAAAGCTCCCTGGACAAATACCTGAGGAGCACGCTTAG
- the LOC129106355 gene encoding LOW QUALITY PROTEIN: caveolin-2-like (The sequence of the model RefSeq protein was modified relative to this genomic sequence to represent the inferred CDS: inserted 1 base in 1 codon), which translates to MTTAVNRARTKLXVEMEDQGLNEPRAMELMEVKVDVQSEDLNSTHSDAKPLIDDRDPKRVNKSLKVTFEDVIAEPPSVRSFDNVWLWSHALFEVSRLWIYRFISLLLAVPVSLAAGILFAVLSCLHIWLIMPCVQLLLINMHWVRTVWGSILNILISPLFISIGKSCGRITIHLAKDEDK; encoded by the exons ATGACCACAGCTGTCAACAGAGCCAGGACAAAGC AAGTGGAAATGGAGGACCAAGGATTAAACGAACCAAGAGCAATGGAACTGATGGAAGTCAAAGTGGATGTACAATCTGAAGATCTGAATTCCACCCACAGTGACGCAAAGCCTCTGATTGACGACAGGGATCCCAAAAGAGTCAACAAGAGTCTTAAG GTCACATTTGAGGACGTGATTGCAGAGCCTCCCTCGGTGCGGAGCTTTGATAACGTGTGGTTGTGGAGTCACGCCCTGTTTGAGGTGTCCAGACTGTGGATCTACCGCTTCATCTCCCTTCTTCTGGCAGTGCCAGTCTCACTGGCAGCAGGGATCCTCTTTGCGGTGCTGAGCTGCCTTCACATCTG GTTGATCATGCCCTGTGTACAGCTCCTTCTCATCAACATGCACTGGGTTCGGACTGTGTGGGGCAGCATACTGAACATTCTCATCAGCCCCTTGTTTATTAGCATTGGAAAGAGCTGTGGTCGAATCACCATCCATCTGGCAAAAGATGAAGACAAatag
- the cav3 gene encoding caveolin-3 isoform X2, which translates to MSLNNINEKIVKDSHTKEIDLINRDPKQINEDVVKVDFEDVIAEPDGTHSLDGVWKLSYTTFTVSKYWCYRILSAVFGIPVALLWGFLFACISFCHIWAVVPCIKSCLIESQCISRIYSLCIQTFCDPFFEALGKIFGSVRIALRKEV; encoded by the exons ATGagtttaaataacataaat gaaaagattgtgaaggACAGCCACACCAAGGAGATTGATCTAATTAACAGAGATCCCAAGCAGATCAATGAGGACGTGGTGAAG GTGGACTTTGAGGATGTCATTGCAGAGCCTGATGGTACACACAGCCTGGATGGGGTTTGGAAGCTCAGCTACACCACCTTCACTGTGTCCAAGTACTGGTGCTACCGCATCCTGTCCGCTGTCTTTGGTATCCCTGTTGCTCTGCTCTGGGGCTTCCTGTTTGCATGCATCTCCTTCTGCCACATCTGGGCTGTGGTTCCCTGCATCAAAAGCTGTCTGATTGAGTCACAGTGCATCAGCCGCATCTACTCTCTCTGCATCCAGACCTTCTGTGATCCCTTCTTTGAAGCCCTGGGAAAGATCTTCGGCAGTGTGCGCATTGCACTGCGCAAAGAAGTCTAA
- the cav3 gene encoding caveolin-3 isoform X1, translated as MADQYQYNANEEKIVKDSHTKEIDLINRDPKQINEDVVKVDFEDVIAEPDGTHSLDGVWKLSYTTFTVSKYWCYRILSAVFGIPVALLWGFLFACISFCHIWAVVPCIKSCLIESQCISRIYSLCIQTFCDPFFEALGKIFGSVRIALRKEV; from the exons ATGGCGGATCAGTACCAGTACAACGCCAAcgaggaaaagattgtgaaggACAGCCACACCAAGGAGATTGATCTAATTAACAGAGATCCCAAGCAGATCAATGAGGACGTGGTGAAG GTGGACTTTGAGGATGTCATTGCAGAGCCTGATGGTACACACAGCCTGGATGGGGTTTGGAAGCTCAGCTACACCACCTTCACTGTGTCCAAGTACTGGTGCTACCGCATCCTGTCCGCTGTCTTTGGTATCCCTGTTGCTCTGCTCTGGGGCTTCCTGTTTGCATGCATCTCCTTCTGCCACATCTGGGCTGTGGTTCCCTGCATCAAAAGCTGTCTGATTGAGTCACAGTGCATCAGCCGCATCTACTCTCTCTGCATCCAGACCTTCTGTGATCCCTTCTTTGAAGCCCTGGGAAAGATCTTCGGCAGTGTGCGCATTGCACTGCGCAAAGAAGTCTAA
- the oxtra gene encoding oxytocin receptor yields MESISNESDFLQFNESWRNSSVVNGTGWLNQSNPLKRNEEVAKVEVAVLALVLFLALTGNLCVLLAIHTTKHSQSRMYYFMKHLSIADLVVAIFQVLPQLIWDITFRFYGPDILCRLVKYLQVVGMFASTYMLVLMSVDRCLAICQPLRSLHRRKDRFYVICSWVLSLLFSIPQMFIFSLIEVGSAGSGVYDCWGDFVKPWGAKAYITWISLTIYIIPVAILSICYGLISFKIWQNFKLKTRREQCISLTPKTSKCNTLARVSSVKLISKAKITTVKMTFVIVVAYIVCWTPFFSVQMWSAWDPAAPREAMPFIISMLLASLNSCCNPWIYMCFAGHLFQDLRQNFLCCSARYLKSSHCNCERDFDSSHKSNSSTFAIKSTSSQRSITQTSTT; encoded by the exons ATGGAGAGTATTTCAAATGAGAGTGACTTTTTGCAATTTAACGAATCCTGGCGGAACTCAAGTGTCGTTAACGGGACCGGTTGGTTGAATCAGTCAAATCCTCTTAAGCGGAATGAAGAAGTGGCGAAGGTGGAGGTGGCTGTTCTCGCACTGGTGCTGTTTCTGGCGCTGACTGGGAACCTGTGCGTCCTGCTGGCCATCCACACCACCAAGCACAGCCAGTCTCGTATGTATTACTTCATGAAGCACCTGAGCATCGCCGATCTAGTTGTGGCGATTTTTCAAGTTCTCCCTCAACTTATCTGGGATATTACATTCCGGTTCTATGGGCCAGACATCTTGTGCAGGTTGGTGAAATACCTACAGGTCGTCGGAATGTTCGCCTCCACTTACATGTTAGTTTTGATGTCTGTAGACAGGTGTTTGGCAATTTGTCAGCCTCTTCGTTCGCTGCACAGGAGAAAAGACCGTTTCTATGTCATATGTTCCTGGGTCCTGAGTCTGCTCTTCAGCATCCCGCAGATGTTCATTTTCTCCCTGATCGAGGTTGGCTCGGCCGGATCAGGAGTGTATGACTGCTGGGGCGACTTCGTCAAGCCTTGGGGAGCCAAAGCTTACATCACATGGATCAGCCTCACCATATATATCATTCCAGTGGCGATACTGAGCATTTGCTATGGGTTGATAAGCTTCAAAATATGGCAAAACTTTAAACTGAAAACTAGGCGCGAGCAGTGTATAAGCCTGACGCCCAAAACCTCCAAATGCAACACACTGGCCCGCGTGAGCAGCGTTAAGCTCATCTCCAAGGCGAAGATAACAACAGTGAAAATGACTTTTGTGATCGTCGTGGCTTATATCGTCTGTTGGACCCCGTTTTTCTCTGTTCAGATGTGGTCTGCGTGGGATCCAGCAGCGCCCCGTGAGG CTATGCCCTTCATCATCTCCATGCTGCTGGCCAGCCTCAACAGCTGCTGTAACCCCTGGATCTACATGTGCTTCGCTGGGCATCTGTTCCAGGATCTTAGGCAGAACTTTCTGTGCTGTTCCGCTCGCTACCTCAAGTCATCCCATTGCAACTGTGAGCGTGACTTTGACTCCAGTCACAAGAGCAACTCCTCAACCTTTGCCATTAAAAGCACTAGCAGTCAGAGGAGCATCACACAGACTTCCACCACATAA